A single region of the Hyalangium ruber genome encodes:
- a CDS encoding vWA domain-containing protein encodes MIAWKLPWLLVLLAAVPVWLVWRRRQLMREAVVFPPLQLREVSSRTIAGGRVLLALEGAILGMVVVALAEPMETHEVELFEEEGIDLALVLDISATMQAADFPPNRLEVLKELSSELVRRSAGARVGVYAFAGVSMTQAPLTTDTVAVIDLIDALSFESINHYRAGGTAAGDALLLATDELLRLRVQGRDQVIVLVTDGESNQGIEPQLAARHLKEQGVRLYVIGIGQEVPVKVWANGVPLSGDRGKQLESKLDDAQLRQIAAQAEGSYYRADSSEVLTRIFEQISRLEHKPLQAQDVVVERSRRAEVAFVLAALLALWFTLDGVLLRRPLR; translated from the coding sequence GTGATCGCCTGGAAGCTGCCCTGGCTCCTGGTCCTGTTGGCCGCCGTGCCGGTATGGCTCGTGTGGCGAAGGCGGCAGTTGATGCGCGAGGCGGTGGTCTTCCCGCCGCTCCAGCTCCGAGAGGTGTCCTCGCGCACGATCGCGGGAGGGCGGGTGTTGCTCGCGCTCGAGGGGGCCATCCTCGGCATGGTGGTCGTGGCCCTCGCCGAGCCCATGGAGACCCACGAGGTGGAGCTCTTCGAGGAGGAGGGGATTGATCTCGCGCTGGTGCTGGACATCTCCGCCACCATGCAGGCGGCGGACTTTCCGCCCAACCGCCTGGAGGTGCTCAAGGAGCTTTCATCCGAGCTGGTCCGCCGCAGCGCCGGGGCGCGCGTCGGCGTCTATGCCTTCGCGGGCGTGAGCATGACGCAGGCGCCGCTCACCACCGACACCGTGGCGGTGATCGATCTCATCGACGCGCTCTCGTTCGAGTCCATCAATCACTATCGCGCCGGAGGCACCGCCGCCGGGGATGCCCTGCTGCTGGCCACCGACGAGCTGCTTCGGCTCCGTGTCCAGGGTCGGGATCAGGTGATCGTGTTGGTGACGGACGGAGAGAGCAACCAGGGTATCGAGCCGCAGCTGGCCGCCCGTCACCTCAAAGAGCAGGGCGTGCGCCTCTATGTGATCGGCATCGGCCAGGAGGTCCCGGTCAAGGTCTGGGCGAACGGCGTGCCCCTCAGCGGTGACAGGGGCAAGCAGCTCGAATCCAAGCTGGACGATGCCCAGCTTCGGCAGATCGCCGCTCAGGCCGAGGGCTCCTACTACCGCGCCGACAGCTCGGAGGTGCTCACCCGCATCTTCGAGCAGATCTCCCGCCTGGAGCACAAGCCCCTCCAGGCCCAGGACGTCGTCGTCGAGCGCTCACGCCGCGCGGAGGTCGCGTTCGTGCTCGCGGCGCTCCTGGCCCTGTGGTTCACGCTGGATGGCGTGTTGCTGCGGAGGCCCCTGCGATGA
- a CDS encoding C39 family peptidase, protein MRVQNNAAVARTQETSSQPNVPAPYNQFTDAIMQAAQKYNLPPEVLFGILKQESGGRVDITGYDGHGQGPWQIDDRYHKDFLATSNNGRDVAKSTDYAARLLRQNIDALGGDLRAGVAAYNAGVGGVQRAQRNGQSPDAATTGGNYSATIMANAEEFKRYLGNAAGAPGTTPSSSTPSSTPGSTPSTPSSQPSTAPTTTAAGDYSIKSGDTLWGIASQLKGQGMQGNVQDIIKQIQQLNPKITDPNLIMAGDTLKLPGATTPNGDSFDPGTSPSSTRPNINPGSNPSSNTPVNGTAPTTGVNNNGTSAAGEVPFISQYSPAGNDGSYTNGSANCGPTSMAMIARSFGYGQGMTDAQLINHLGRAGGTTGDGTNVNGILAMAQAMGKQGEMKGPGADVNWIAEQLKSGKMVVANLDYYATAGHQNDGKTSGHYVTVAGMDANGNFIIRDPADQNVKTLTPQQLQYAISQNPNGGYQFAIG, encoded by the coding sequence ATGCGCGTTCAGAACAATGCGGCCGTCGCCCGTACCCAGGAGACGTCGAGCCAGCCCAACGTCCCGGCGCCGTACAACCAGTTCACCGACGCGATCATGCAGGCGGCGCAGAAGTACAACCTGCCCCCCGAGGTGCTCTTCGGCATCCTGAAGCAGGAGTCCGGCGGCCGGGTGGACATCACCGGCTACGACGGGCACGGCCAGGGCCCGTGGCAGATCGACGACCGGTACCACAAGGACTTCCTGGCCACGAGCAACAATGGGCGCGACGTGGCGAAGTCCACGGACTACGCGGCGCGGCTGCTGCGGCAGAACATCGACGCGCTGGGCGGGGACCTGCGCGCGGGCGTGGCCGCGTACAACGCGGGCGTGGGCGGGGTGCAGCGGGCGCAGCGCAACGGCCAGTCGCCGGACGCGGCCACCACGGGCGGCAACTACTCGGCCACCATCATGGCCAACGCCGAGGAGTTCAAGCGCTACCTGGGCAACGCCGCGGGCGCTCCGGGCACGACGCCCTCCTCTTCCACGCCGAGCAGCACGCCGGGCAGCACGCCCTCCACCCCGTCCTCGCAGCCGAGCACCGCGCCGACCACCACGGCGGCGGGCGACTACTCGATCAAGTCGGGTGACACGTTGTGGGGCATCGCCAGCCAGCTCAAGGGCCAGGGCATGCAGGGCAACGTGCAGGACATCATCAAGCAGATCCAGCAGCTCAACCCGAAGATCACCGACCCCAACCTGATCATGGCGGGGGACACGCTGAAGCTGCCGGGCGCCACCACGCCCAACGGTGACAGCTTCGATCCTGGCACTTCGCCCTCCAGCACCCGGCCGAACATCAACCCGGGCTCCAACCCCAGCTCGAACACCCCGGTCAACGGCACGGCGCCGACCACGGGCGTGAACAACAACGGCACGTCGGCCGCGGGCGAGGTGCCCTTCATCAGCCAGTACAGCCCCGCGGGCAACGATGGCAGCTACACCAACGGCAGCGCCAACTGCGGCCCCACCTCGATGGCGATGATCGCCCGCTCGTTCGGCTACGGCCAGGGCATGACGGACGCGCAGCTCATCAACCACCTGGGCCGCGCGGGCGGCACCACGGGCGACGGCACCAACGTCAACGGCATCCTCGCCATGGCGCAGGCCATGGGCAAGCAGGGTGAGATGAAGGGCCCGGGCGCCGACGTGAACTGGATCGCCGAGCAGCTCAAGTCGGGCAAGATGGTGGTGGCCAACCTGGACTACTACGCCACCGCTGGGCACCAGAACGACGGCAAGACCAGCGGCCACTACGTGACGGTGGCGGGCATGGACGCGAACGGCAACTTCATCATCCGCGACCCGGCCGACCAGAACGTGAAGACGCTCACGCCGCAGCAGCTCCAGTACGCCATCAGCCAGAACCCGAACGGTGGCTACCAGTTCGCCATCGGCTAA
- a CDS encoding DUF58 domain-containing protein has translation MSESGLLAQVRALEIVARRNVSSLYTGNYLTTVRGSGMEFNEARHYVHGDPERHIDWNMTARLDEPFVRTYLEEREREVIVAVDVSASMHTGWQERSKLETAIELAATIGLSAIDAGDRLGFLTFHERVVDFARPLGGRRQLYTFLRALADQHEVTPPRTQASDPRAAIHAIQALKGRRFVVFLVSDFIDHDVPDDLRFVGQRHDVSLAHVYDPFEYAGTGPVRLLAAAPEGSAQARSTGLDSSGSLEQMQQFLSATAARYGLTAFSVSTTAPVGRALSDFFHRKQQWIR, from the coding sequence GTGAGTGAGAGCGGACTGCTGGCCCAGGTGCGGGCCCTGGAGATCGTCGCCCGGCGCAACGTGTCCTCCCTGTACACCGGCAACTACCTCACCACGGTGCGCGGGTCGGGCATGGAGTTCAACGAAGCGCGCCACTACGTCCACGGCGATCCCGAGCGCCACATCGACTGGAACATGACGGCGCGGCTCGACGAGCCCTTCGTGCGCACCTACCTGGAGGAGCGCGAGCGCGAGGTCATCGTCGCCGTCGATGTGAGCGCCTCGATGCACACCGGCTGGCAGGAGCGCAGCAAGCTGGAGACGGCGATCGAGCTGGCCGCCACGATCGGGTTGTCCGCCATCGACGCTGGGGACCGCCTGGGCTTCCTCACCTTCCACGAGAGGGTGGTGGACTTCGCCCGTCCGCTCGGGGGCCGGCGCCAGCTCTACACGTTCCTGCGGGCGCTGGCGGACCAGCACGAGGTGACACCGCCTCGCACGCAGGCGTCCGATCCGCGCGCCGCCATCCACGCCATCCAGGCGCTCAAGGGGCGGCGCTTCGTGGTGTTCCTCGTCTCCGACTTCATCGACCACGACGTGCCGGATGACCTGCGCTTCGTCGGCCAGCGGCATGATGTCTCGCTGGCGCACGTGTACGATCCCTTCGAGTACGCGGGCACTGGGCCGGTGCGGCTGCTGGCGGCGGCGCCGGAGGGGTCTGCCCAGGCCCGCTCCACCGGGCTGGACAGCTCGGGCTCGCTGGAGCAGATGCAGCAGTTCCTCTCCGCGACGGCCGCTCGCTACGGGCTGACGGCGTTCTCCGTGTCGACCACTGCCCCCGTCGGCCGCGCCTTGTCGGACTTCTTCCACCGGAAGCAGCAATGGATCCGATAG
- a CDS encoding AAA family ATPase, translating to MSRAQRSAEELLRAIRVGLVGQEDLARGLLLALLANGHVLLEGVPGLAKTRAVRLLASACHASFKRIQFTPDLLPADIVGTRIYRRDTSEFEVRKGPVFAQIVLADEINRAAPKVQSALLEAMQERQVTLGDETHPLPQPFLVFATQNPIEQQGTYPLPEAQVDRFLMKLVIRHPSVEEERRIVRMVMDETDVPSIRPVIEARELLELQAEVRRVYVDDKLISYATNLVQATRDPARHELARHKTHISLGASPRASIALVQVARALAVLEGRGAVLPEDVKLVAPDVLRHRVLLTYHAEAEGVTADQIVKDILAIVPVK from the coding sequence ATGAGCCGGGCGCAGCGCAGTGCGGAGGAGCTCCTCCGGGCGATCAGGGTCGGTCTGGTGGGGCAGGAGGATCTGGCGCGGGGGTTGTTGCTGGCGCTGCTGGCCAACGGCCACGTGTTGCTGGAAGGGGTGCCGGGGCTGGCGAAGACGCGCGCGGTGCGCCTGCTGGCCAGCGCCTGTCACGCGAGCTTCAAGCGCATCCAGTTCACTCCGGACTTGCTGCCCGCGGACATCGTCGGCACGCGCATCTACCGCCGGGACACCAGCGAGTTCGAGGTCCGCAAGGGGCCGGTGTTCGCGCAGATCGTCCTCGCCGATGAGATCAACCGCGCGGCGCCCAAGGTGCAGTCGGCGCTCCTGGAGGCGATGCAGGAGCGGCAGGTGACGCTGGGTGACGAGACGCACCCGCTGCCGCAGCCGTTCCTGGTGTTCGCCACCCAGAACCCCATCGAGCAGCAGGGCACCTACCCGCTGCCCGAGGCCCAGGTGGACCGCTTCCTGATGAAGCTCGTCATCCGGCACCCCTCGGTCGAGGAGGAGCGGCGCATCGTCCGCATGGTGATGGACGAGACGGACGTGCCGTCGATCCGGCCGGTGATCGAGGCGCGCGAGCTCCTCGAGCTCCAGGCGGAGGTGCGCCGCGTGTACGTGGACGACAAGCTCATCTCGTACGCCACGAACCTGGTGCAGGCGACGCGAGACCCCGCGCGCCATGAGCTGGCGCGCCACAAGACGCATATCTCGCTGGGGGCCTCGCCGCGTGCGTCCATCGCGCTGGTGCAGGTGGCGCGTGCCCTGGCGGTGCTCGAAGGCCGCGGCGCGGTGCTGCCCGAGGACGTGAAGCTCGTGGCGCCGGACGTGCTGCGGCACCGGGTGCTGCTCACCTACCACGCCGAGGCGGAAGGGGTGACCGCCGATCAGATCGTGAAGGACATCCTCGCCATCGTCCCGGTGAAGTGA